A stretch of DNA from Brevibacillus ruminantium:
TGACCTTTCATGAGTTGAAAGCGGGTCTGGATGAGGTCGAAGTGATGCGCAGCAAAATCAAGGAATTGCGGGCAGCAGGAGACGATAACACGGCTTACGATATGACCCTGAAGGCGCAAAAGATTCTAGGCGATATTTCAATGGCCATCGAAAAAACCCCGCAATGGCGGGACCGCGTCCTGAAGGAAATCCCGGAGGAGCTCCGTCAGTTGGAGGAAGGAATTTCCCAGGTTGTGGGTGACGGGTACGATCGGGATCAGCACACCTGGTCAAATGCTCTTTTGCAGGCCAAACAGCTGATGCTTGCAGCCAAGGCTGCGCTGGAGGAAGGCAATCTGAAGATGCTGGAAACCCATGTCCAGGCTTTCGAGGTACTGATCGATTCTACCTATCAAAGCATGGAAGAGATGGTCCTGGCTCAGCGGGAGGCGGCTGGGTCTGCCGAACCGGCGACGGCAGTAAACGAATCTCCAGATAAGACCACAGGCTCCGAGACGGATTCGGTAGAGTCGTTTTCTACGGGGGCGCTCGAGCGAATGGAAACGGTTGACGATGCTCCGATGCAAGGGCTGTCTGAAGAGAGTGCAGCCGCGCATCCGACCGGCATCGAGGCAGATGACGCAGAGAAGCTGGAAACAGAAAGACTCGAAACCGGAGTATTCGAAACAGAAAGACGCGAAGCCGAAAGACTCAGAACAGAAAGGCTGGGACTCGCGCGGATGGAAGCGCCGGGTGCTATGACCACGGCGACAGTGGTCGCTTCTTCTCTCCAGGAAGAAGATGTGATGGCGGCAGCCGGATGGAAGCGAGACAGCAGCATCAGCCTTCAGGAGCGCGAGGAGCTTTTGCAAACGAATGGGAAGGCGAAGACAGTGGCGGAAAGTCCAGCCCCTGTTCCTGCCTCTGCATATGACCAGGAGGCAGAGGAGGATGACGAATACGAGCTGGTCATTCCCAAAATCAATCGGGGTCAGGAAGAGCCGGAAGAGGAAGAAATACAGCAAGCAGAGCGGCTGGACATTCGTACCGAAGATGAAGCTTTGGACGAGCTGGAGCGCATTTCTCAGACCTTGGTGCGGGTTCGCCAGCAAATCAAGCGAAGCTATCTGCCCGGTTTGCCTGATCAACTGAAATATTTGTTTGAAGATATCGTCCAAACGCTGGGACAAATCAAAGCTGTCATGGAATCTTATCGGTATGACATCGAAGAGGTTGCCATGCTGATCAATGATGCCAACGATCTGTTAATCGAGACAGAGCAACTGGCGGAGAGGACCATTTCAGCTTGCCAGCTTGCTGAAGGTGCCATCCAGTATACGAATCGCTATCGCAGGCAGAACCGTCAGGTGAACGAATTGCTGACTCGTGCGGAACAATCTTTCCGCCAACTGATGTTTTCCGAGGCTTACCAGTTGGCAGAGGAAGCGCGGTTGATGATCGAGGACGCCCCAGAAGAACCAGAGACGGGTTGGCTCTTGCGGCGCAAGAAAAAGGGGTGAGGACCCAATGTTCCTCCCTCTCTTTCTACTCGCTGTCGGGGGTCTGCTGATGGCTCAGCCTCGTACCAAACGCTGGAGGGAGCGTTTGCTTACCCATTTCAAAGGGGATGAGCAAAAAGTCAAACAGCGGGCGAATACGTTTTTTTTGCTAGGCTTCGCGTTTATCATGGCGGGACTTGCTTATTTGTACCGGTTGACGGCAATGTAAAAAAATGAACGTCGACTGTTGGATCGACGTTCCTGTATATAGGAAGATATAGGGAGTTGGGGTGTGTTAGAGAACCCCACTTTCTATATTTCCCGTTGAAACGAAGCGTAAACCTCTCCATCCGATAAGGAGAGGTTTTTTTACGATTTTTTCGTTCTCTATTGCAGAGTGGCCATGGCGAGCTGCGCGCTGTGGGTTCCCGCGACGAAGCCGGTCGTAAAAGCGATCGTGATGTTATACCCGCCGGTGTGAGCGTGGACATCCATCACTTCTCCTGCAAAAAAGAGGCCAGGCATCAGCTTGGATTGCATCGTTTTGGGATCAATCTCCTTGACACTGACTCCGCCGCCGGTAATAAAGGCTTCTTCCAAGGAAAGCGTGCCAGTGATCGTGAGCGGAAAGGCTTTGATCAATTGAGCGAATTTTCTCCATTGCTGCTTGCGCATGTGACTGAGCGTGGTCTCCTCGGAAATGTCTGCTTTGGACAGCAAAATCGGGATCAGCCGATCAGGCAAATAGCCCTTGATCACATTTTTGACCGCTTTTTTGGGATTCTCCTCCAGGAGCTGCCAGCTCTCTGCCATCACCTCGTCCAGATGCTTTTGCGGCATCAGATCGATGGTCAAGGAAAGCGGGGTTGGCCCATGCTTTTTTTGCGTGACCGAGACATAGTGGCCCTGTCTGAGGACGGCTGGACCGGAGAGGCCAAAATGGGTAAAAATCATGTCGCCTTCCTGGGTGCTTACCTTTTTCCCTTTCGGGTCGTACAAGGTCAGCTCCACGTCGCGCAGGGACAAGCCTTGCAGTGACTTGTCACGAATAAAAGAATCATTGGCTGTCAGCGGAACTTCCGTGGGATACAGATCGGTTATCGTGTGCCCTGCGGCTTTTGCCCATGCGTAGCCGTCCCCGGTAGAGCCTGTCTGGGGAACAGAGCACCCGCCTACGGCGATGACCACACAGGGGGCACTCAGCCGCTCACCCGTTTTCAAAAGTACTCCTGCTGTATGCCCCTCTTCATAGAGAATCTGCTCGACCGGGCTGGTCAGACGCACCTCAACCCCTTGTCGCTTCATGCGATTGATCAGGGCATTGGCGACGGTTACCGCCTTGTCCGTAACCGGAAACATCCGTCCCCGGTCTTCTTCCTTAAGAGCAACACCCAGCTCTTCAAAAAAGTGAATAATGTCCCGATTGTTAAATTGAGAAAAAACGCTAAACAGAAAACGGCCGTTTCCAGGCATCTGCTTAATTAGCTCATCCTGTTCCTTGGCATTGGTCACATTACAGCGTCCGCCACCGGAAATAATCAGCTTGCGTCCCAGCTTGGAGCCTTTCTCCAACAGACAGACGCGCGCGCCTTCAGCCGAAGCTGCAATCGAAGTCATCAGTCCGGCAGGACCGCCGCCGATGACAATGACATCATAGTGAGTTGCCTTCATTCGTTCTTCGTCCCTTTTTACAAAATGGCATGTGGTTTGCCTACACATTGTACCACAGACGGAAAAGGGTTCCTATTTTACTCCCCGGTCAGCGAGCCGCCGAGGACATCGTGGAGGGAGCGTTTCTCCAAGATATAGGAAACAATGGACGACTGGCGCTCCAGACTGGTGACGATATAGCCTTGTGCAAAGTAATGTGTAAACAGTTGGCGAGTCGCTTCTCTCCAGGTGCGTGCCGCCTCCATATCCGCCGTTTTCACCTGCTGAAAATGGGCAGGGACCGGGAGTAAAAAGCGCTCGTCTGATCGCCCCAGGTCGATATCCTGTGGCCGTACAAGTCCGTCTTTTTCGTTCCAGGTCAGTACCGCTGGCAGCCCTTTGTCGCTCCAAACGTTCTCAGCGGGAGGATGGGTCGTGCCAGGCTGGTATCGGTTCACCCGCTGGCTGGCAATATGCCAATCAAGCAAAAAGCGATCGGTCGGCAGCCCTTTGTTCATCTCGTCAACCAGTTCCCCGTAACAGTTGGGGATGTAGCGATGCACCACGCCGCCCAGTTTGGCGATATTCAGATAGGCATTGACAGTCTCCAGCGGGTCGTACGTCCAGGTGATCCGCTTGTAACCGGCAGCCAGTGCCTCCGTGCGCTGCATCCACTTCATCTGGACACCCAATCCCTGCTTCCGGTACTCGGGCAAAAATCCAAGCATGTGAGAGCAGAGATGCAGCTCCTGATCCGTATAGCCGGGAAAGCTGTAGAGAAAACCGATCATCCGGTCACCGTCGAAGGCACCGAGAAACAATCCGCCAAACTTGGCGATGGTCAACGTCATATGTAGGGGAACGATGGAGGATTCACTCCAGACGGCTCCCTCCAGTTCCTCCAGTTTTTCTAACTCACTCTTTTCTACCAATTTACGGAAAGTGATCGTCATCGCTGTTTCCTTCCTTTCTTGCCGTAACATGCATTCTGCCCATAACCATTCGTTACGAGAAAATCAGATTCCTGCCTGCTGGTTGCATAAGGTCCCGCCCTGATCAATAATAAAGAGGATGGAAAGAGGAGGGATTTTCGTGATGGAGAATCAATTTCAATGGGATTTGTGGAAGCGCTTGACTGAAGCGCCAGGAGTATCTGGCTTTGAAGGACCCGTACGTACGATCATGCGGGACTATATAGAGAAATACACCGATGAAATCGTTTACGATCGATTGGGCAGCATGTTTGGAGTCATGCGCGGAGATGAAGCGGGACCGCGGATCATGGTTGCCGGTCATATGGATGAAGTCGGTTTCATGGTGACCGGGGTTTCCGAGAAAGGCTTTTTATCCTTCCAGACTGTAGGGGGATGGTGGGGACAGGTTCTGCTTGCACAGCGGGTTCATGTCATCACGCCAGCAGGTGCTGTGGAAGGCGTCATCAGTTCCATTCCGCCGCATGTTCTCAGTGATGATCAGCGCAATCGACCGATGGATGTGCGCAATATGTACATTGATATCGGCGCGGATTCACGTCATGAGGTGGAGCAAGCCGGCATCCGTCCGGGACAGCAGATCGTACCGGTCTGTCCGCTTACACCGCTGGTCAATCCGCGCAGATTGATGGCCAAAGCCTGGGATAACCGCTATGGATGCAGTCTTGCGATTGAATTGGCAAAAGAACTGAAGGAGCGCCCGAATCATCCCAACGTGGTCTATGTAGGAGCCACCGTACAGGAGGAGGTTGCCGGGACTCGCGGTGCAAAAACGGCTGCCGGCCTGATTGACCCCGATCTGTTCTTTGCTCTTGACGCCAGTCCCGCCGGAGATATTCCGGGTGTTCAGGGTGGCGGAGGCAAGCTGGGGGGC
This window harbors:
- a CDS encoding GNAT family N-acetyltransferase yields the protein MTITFRKLVEKSELEKLEELEGAVWSESSIVPLHMTLTIAKFGGLFLGAFDGDRMIGFLYSFPGYTDQELHLCSHMLGFLPEYRKQGLGVQMKWMQRTEALAAGYKRITWTYDPLETVNAYLNIAKLGGVVHRYIPNCYGELVDEMNKGLPTDRFLLDWHIASQRVNRYQPGTTHPPAENVWSDKGLPAVLTWNEKDGLVRPQDIDLGRSDERFLLPVPAHFQQVKTADMEAARTWREATRQLFTHYFAQGYIVTSLERQSSIVSYILEKRSLHDVLGGSLTGE
- a CDS encoding BaiN/RdsA family NAD(P)/FAD-dependent oxidoreductase; translated protein: MKATHYDVIVIGGGPAGLMTSIAASAEGARVCLLEKGSKLGRKLIISGGGRCNVTNAKEQDELIKQMPGNGRFLFSVFSQFNNRDIIHFFEELGVALKEEDRGRMFPVTDKAVTVANALINRMKRQGVEVRLTSPVEQILYEEGHTAGVLLKTGERLSAPCVVIAVGGCSVPQTGSTGDGYAWAKAAGHTITDLYPTEVPLTANDSFIRDKSLQGLSLRDVELTLYDPKGKKVSTQEGDMIFTHFGLSGPAVLRQGHYVSVTQKKHGPTPLSLTIDLMPQKHLDEVMAESWQLLEENPKKAVKNVIKGYLPDRLIPILLSKADISEETTLSHMRKQQWRKFAQLIKAFPLTITGTLSLEEAFITGGGVSVKEIDPKTMQSKLMPGLFFAGEVMDVHAHTGGYNITIAFTTGFVAGTHSAQLAMATLQ
- a CDS encoding M42 family metallopeptidase, with the translated sequence MENQFQWDLWKRLTEAPGVSGFEGPVRTIMRDYIEKYTDEIVYDRLGSMFGVMRGDEAGPRIMVAGHMDEVGFMVTGVSEKGFLSFQTVGGWWGQVLLAQRVHVITPAGAVEGVISSIPPHVLSDDQRNRPMDVRNMYIDIGADSRHEVEQAGIRPGQQIVPVCPLTPLVNPRRLMAKAWDNRYGCSLAIELAKELKERPNHPNVVYVGATVQEEVAGTRGAKTAAGLIDPDLFFALDASPAGDIPGVQGGGGKLGGGVLMRLYDPMYMMPTQLRDFLIGICEEENIPYQIYVAKGGTDAGVVQYHGAGVPSAVIGIPSRYIHSHAAIMDRDDYEAAKRLLFAATRKLDRATFESILPR
- a CDS encoding septation ring formation regulator EzrA codes for the protein MKKKWVLLCLAGMMLYSQPAMATPFPDKTDEVIQDTGNYTQKNDRQKITEALKQLPGSYKIIVVESTQPEAESPDEYAQRLFDNYNLPDEYLMVVLDITREQLGVYPGPELQSQGADLTMLHDKITAYFDPFKNQREYLAGIQTFLGEVEAELHRKQTSGKPADTPKAEDPAKEELQSTSGLPQLPWWLYAAGAGFAALAGALIYAMIRRRAIFHQVDDVEDWKDELIEKINVIEVDKQLRRSTGKTEENYLMLADRKENLLRNRMPDVDMMILDAEEACDRFRFKLALGLLEEARESLTAIEQELHELKSDTTKVVAKKKESKLAIPEIGKQLEQVERRLSDLRLEYGLTFHELKAGLDEVEVMRSKIKELRAAGDDNTAYDMTLKAQKILGDISMAIEKTPQWRDRVLKEIPEELRQLEEGISQVVGDGYDRDQHTWSNALLQAKQLMLAAKAALEEGNLKMLETHVQAFEVLIDSTYQSMEEMVLAQREAAGSAEPATAVNESPDKTTGSETDSVESFSTGALERMETVDDAPMQGLSEESAAAHPTGIEADDAEKLETERLETGVFETERREAERLRTERLGLARMEAPGAMTTATVVASSLQEEDVMAAAGWKRDSSISLQEREELLQTNGKAKTVAESPAPVPASAYDQEAEEDDEYELVIPKINRGQEEPEEEEIQQAERLDIRTEDEALDELERISQTLVRVRQQIKRSYLPGLPDQLKYLFEDIVQTLGQIKAVMESYRYDIEEVAMLINDANDLLIETEQLAERTISACQLAEGAIQYTNRYRRQNRQVNELLTRAEQSFRQLMFSEAYQLAEEARLMIEDAPEEPETGWLLRRKKKG